The Deltaproteobacteria bacterium genome has a segment encoding these proteins:
- a CDS encoding response regulator, whose product MKTRVLIVEDDVRIADLHRRFTERVAGCEVVGVAHRLDDARDMAEALEPHLMLLDLYFPEGLGTDLLREIRAKNLEIDAILITAAREVGALKEAVRGGVFDYLIKPVTAERFHECLTKFCAYRERLRGGSTIEQQDVDSLLHPAPRAASATQHNLPKGIDGLTLSKVRAVFEAPAENTGRSAEEVADIIGVSRSTARRYLEFLIAESVLFADVIYGSVGRPERRYFRS is encoded by the coding sequence ATGAAGACCAGGGTGCTCATTGTCGAGGATGACGTCCGTATCGCGGATCTGCACCGCCGTTTCACCGAACGGGTCGCGGGCTGCGAGGTCGTCGGCGTGGCCCACCGTCTGGACGACGCCCGCGACATGGCCGAGGCCCTGGAACCGCATCTCATGCTCCTCGACCTCTATTTTCCCGAAGGCCTCGGCACGGACCTGCTGCGCGAAATCCGGGCCAAGAACCTGGAAATAGACGCCATCCTCATCACGGCCGCGCGCGAAGTCGGCGCGCTGAAGGAGGCCGTGCGCGGCGGGGTGTTCGACTACCTCATCAAACCCGTCACGGCCGAACGCTTCCACGAATGCCTGACCAAATTCTGCGCCTACCGCGAGCGCCTGCGCGGCGGTAGCACCATCGAACAGCAGGACGTGGACAGCCTGCTCCATCCCGCGCCTCGGGCCGCATCCGCAACGCAACACAACCTGCCCAAGGGTATCGACGGTCTGACCCTGTCCAAGGTCCGTGCCGTGTTCGAGGCCCCGGCCGAAAACACGGGCCGCAGCGCCGAGGAAGTGGCCGACATCATCGGTGTCAGCCGGTCCACGGCCAGACGCTATCTGGAATTTCTCATCGCCGAATCCGTGCTCTTCGCCGACGTGATCTATGGCAGCGTGGGCCGGCCCGAACGCCGCTATTTCCGATCGTAA
- a CDS encoding sensor histidine kinase: MYADNARIWPSLAAWLKPKTIQGHLIHMVLALVMLQIAVSWHVISGLAEDMLREQVGQTALQTAKAIAQMPTIRAALLAGDPHGEIQTLAETIRAQTGASFIVVGDHTEKRYSHPVPERIGQTFVGGDTGPALREGRSYVSEAMGTLGRSLRGFTPIFGPEGDIIGFVSVGYLSEGVHQSISSHLDKPLMYIVGMSLVGIASAIIIAGRLKKMTLGLEPAEITSLYLERVAVLQTIREGVIAIDHQGNIRVCNQAARRYAGLSLDERFAGKPVETVIPDVGLRQALHSGQAEFDQERTVGGQELIFNIVPVFHEQAVRGVVASFRRKDELERLAAELARVQEYSELLRVQAHEYSNKLHTIAGLIQIEAYREALDLVATESSGYEEFIRFLGEAVPHPVIAAIILGKYNRAKELRVDFRIDRDSTMADVPARISQEKIVTIVGNLLDNAFEAVVKQPDGARRVDMSFTDLGTDIVFEVEDSGPGVAVDRQEHIFEKGVSSKGLGRRGVGLYLVRQRLDEMGGQIMVNRGDLGGALFTVIIPKEEG; this comes from the coding sequence ATGTACGCGGACAACGCACGAATCTGGCCCTCCCTGGCCGCTTGGCTCAAGCCCAAAACCATCCAGGGCCATCTTATCCACATGGTTCTGGCCCTGGTCATGCTCCAAATCGCGGTCAGCTGGCACGTCATTTCCGGCTTGGCCGAGGACATGCTCCGTGAGCAGGTCGGACAAACCGCCCTGCAAACGGCCAAGGCCATCGCCCAAATGCCGACCATCCGCGCGGCCCTCCTGGCCGGAGACCCACACGGAGAAATCCAGACTCTCGCCGAAACCATCCGCGCCCAGACCGGCGCGTCCTTCATCGTCGTCGGCGACCACACCGAGAAACGCTACTCCCATCCCGTTCCGGAACGCATCGGCCAGACCTTTGTCGGCGGCGACACGGGTCCGGCCCTGCGCGAGGGCAGATCCTATGTCTCCGAAGCGATGGGCACCCTTGGCCGCTCCCTGCGCGGCTTCACGCCCATCTTCGGACCCGAGGGAGACATTATCGGCTTCGTGTCCGTGGGCTACCTGAGCGAGGGAGTGCATCAGTCCATCTCCAGTCACCTGGACAAGCCGCTCATGTACATCGTGGGCATGAGTCTGGTCGGCATCGCCAGCGCCATCATCATAGCCGGGCGTCTCAAGAAAATGACCCTGGGCCTGGAGCCGGCCGAGATCACCAGTCTTTATCTGGAGCGCGTGGCCGTGCTCCAGACCATCCGCGAGGGCGTCATCGCCATCGACCACCAGGGCAACATCCGGGTCTGCAATCAGGCGGCCCGCCGCTACGCCGGACTGAGCCTGGACGAACGCTTCGCCGGCAAGCCGGTGGAAACAGTGATCCCTGATGTCGGCCTGCGCCAGGCACTGCACAGCGGCCAGGCCGAATTCGACCAGGAACGGACCGTGGGCGGCCAGGAGCTCATCTTCAACATCGTGCCCGTCTTTCACGAACAAGCCGTGCGCGGGGTGGTGGCCAGCTTCCGGCGCAAGGACGAGCTGGAACGTTTGGCGGCGGAACTGGCCCGGGTTCAGGAATATTCGGAACTCCTGCGGGTCCAGGCCCACGAATACTCCAACAAGCTGCACACCATCGCCGGTCTGATCCAGATCGAGGCCTACCGCGAGGCCCTGGACCTGGTGGCCACGGAGTCCTCCGGGTACGAGGAATTCATCCGTTTCCTGGGCGAGGCCGTGCCTCACCCGGTCATTGCGGCCATCATCCTCGGCAAGTACAACCGGGCCAAGGAGCTGCGCGTGGATTTCCGCATCGACCGGGACAGCACCATGGCCGACGTACCGGCCAGGATCAGCCAGGAAAAGATCGTGACCATTGTCGGCAACCTGCTCGACAACGCCTTCGAGGCCGTGGTCAAGCAGCCGGACGGCGCGCGCCGGGTGGACATGTCCTTCACGGACTTGGGCACGGATATCGTCTTCGAGGTCGAGGATTCCGGACCCGGCGTGGCCGTGGACCGGCAGGAACACATTTTCGAGAAAGGCGTCTCGTCCAAGGGCCTTGGACGGCGCGGCGTGGGACTCTATCTGGTCCGACAACGCCTGGACGAAATGGGCGGACAGATCATGGTCAACCGCGGCGACCTGGGCGGCGCGCTCTTCACCGTGATCATTCCCAAGGAGGAAGGATGA
- a CDS encoding DctP family TRAP transporter solute-binding subunit, producing MKRFFMCAVVLLAVSLCVPAFAKTVLKLGHIAEPTHPYAQGADYFAKLVAEKSKGDMEVQVFPSSQLGSQKDMTEGLIYGTIDMVLTGTADLGQFQPKMSIFDLPFLFKDRAHAYKSLDTVGMDLGQELESKGLKLLGYMENGIRHLTNNVREVKTPADMKGLKIRVMSNKIYIETMKALGASPTPMAFGELYSAMQQGTVDGQENPSAHIFTKRFFEVQKYASLTAHAYAPEPVLISMITWGRLSDAQKAIIQEAAKEAVAWQRDLSTKEDNAYWDKIKATGKIEVIEVDRKPFMDATQPVWKAFADTVGQDNIDKILALAN from the coding sequence ATGAAACGTTTCTTCATGTGCGCAGTCGTTCTGCTGGCCGTTAGCCTCTGCGTTCCCGCGTTCGCCAAAACCGTGCTCAAGCTTGGGCACATCGCCGAACCGACCCATCCCTACGCCCAGGGAGCGGACTATTTCGCCAAACTGGTGGCCGAAAAATCCAAGGGCGACATGGAAGTGCAGGTCTTCCCCTCCTCCCAGCTCGGCAGCCAGAAGGACATGACCGAAGGCCTGATCTACGGCACCATTGACATGGTCCTGACCGGTACCGCCGACCTGGGCCAGTTTCAGCCCAAGATGTCCATTTTCGATCTGCCCTTCCTCTTCAAGGACCGTGCCCACGCCTACAAATCCTTGGACACGGTCGGCATGGACCTGGGGCAGGAGCTGGAGTCCAAGGGCCTGAAACTGTTGGGATACATGGAAAATGGTATCCGCCATCTGACCAACAACGTGCGCGAGGTCAAAACTCCGGCCGACATGAAGGGCCTCAAAATCCGGGTCATGTCCAACAAGATTTACATTGAAACCATGAAGGCCCTGGGCGCCTCGCCCACGCCCATGGCCTTTGGCGAGCTCTATTCCGCCATGCAGCAGGGCACGGTCGATGGCCAGGAAAACCCCAGCGCCCACATCTTCACCAAGCGCTTCTTCGAGGTCCAGAAATACGCCTCCCTGACCGCCCACGCCTACGCCCCGGAACCAGTGCTCATCTCCATGATCACCTGGGGCCGACTGTCCGACGCCCAGAAAGCCATCATCCAGGAAGCCGCCAAGGAAGCCGTGGCCTGGCAGCGCGACCTGTCCACCAAGGAAGACAATGCCTACTGGGACAAGATCAAGGCCACGGGCAAGATCGAGGTCATCGAAGTTGATCGCAAGCCCTTCATGGATGCGACCCAGCCCGTGTGGAAGGCCTTTGCCGACACCGTTGGGCAGGACAACATCGACAAGATTCTGGCCCTGGCCAACTAA
- a CDS encoding ABC transporter ATP-binding protein, translated as MPLLALDHVSVSYGPVQAVRDVSLHVDQGEVVTLIGANGAGKSTILRAISGLARAAAGSLRFADADITRLRPDLIVRAGLAHCPEGRQVLAKQSVEDNLLLGAYIRTDAAGISADLERSYAMFPRLRERRQQLAGTLSGGEQQMLAIARALMSSPRLLLLDEPSLGLAPLVVEEIFAILDRLTSQGMTILLVEQNARLALAHSHRGYVLESGQVAAHGQAKALLDDDRVLAAYLGT; from the coding sequence ATGCCGCTTCTCGCCCTTGATCACGTCAGCGTCAGCTATGGGCCCGTCCAGGCGGTGCGCGATGTCAGCCTGCACGTGGACCAGGGCGAGGTCGTGACTCTGATCGGAGCCAATGGCGCGGGCAAAAGCACCATCCTGCGCGCCATTTCCGGCTTGGCGCGGGCCGCGGCCGGCAGCCTGCGCTTCGCCGACGCGGACATCACCCGCCTGCGGCCCGATCTCATCGTCCGCGCCGGACTGGCCCACTGCCCCGAAGGCCGCCAGGTCCTGGCCAAGCAGAGCGTGGAGGACAACCTGCTCCTGGGAGCCTACATCCGCACGGACGCCGCCGGCATCAGTGCCGATCTGGAGCGGTCCTACGCCATGTTTCCCCGTCTGCGCGAGCGCCGCCAGCAGTTGGCCGGCACCCTGTCCGGAGGCGAGCAGCAGATGCTGGCCATCGCCAGGGCGCTCATGAGTTCGCCGCGCCTGCTGCTTCTGGATGAACCGTCCCTGGGCCTGGCCCCGTTGGTGGTGGAGGAAATCTTCGCCATCCTGGACCGCTTGACCAGCCAAGGCATGACCATCTTGCTCGTCGAGCAGAACGCCCGGCTGGCCCTGGCCCACTCCCACCGTGGGTATGTCCTCGAATCCGGCCAGGTCGCCGCCCATGGACAGGCCAAGGCGCTGCTGGACGACGACCGGGTTCTGGCCGCCTACCTCGGGACCTAG